One genomic segment of Acinetobacter sp. C26M includes these proteins:
- a CDS encoding metal ABC transporter substrate-binding protein, translating to MSRLIVFVLFSMLSTWGWTQSLVVSTHPIYLIAKEVTEGVEEPVLLLKDQSGHDVQLTPAHRKAIQDASLVIWLGKSHEAPLEKMLNQNRKAIALLDSGILTTLPQRNLRGVSMANTVDSHVWLDPNNAVRIAFFIATLRAQQYPENKAKYMANAKEFSQQMLQASQQYESSNKAKNYWSYHDAYQYLERALNLKFAGALTDDPHIAPTAAQIKYLRDNRPQNKMCLLAETTASASQYQKMNPVVFQSVDESMRGEDNFVTAWQKLASKTDKCVISAQN from the coding sequence ATGTCTCGCCTGATTGTTTTTGTCTTGTTTTCGATGTTAAGCACATGGGGCTGGACACAAAGCTTGGTGGTTTCAACACACCCAATTTATTTGATTGCCAAAGAAGTAACAGAAGGGGTCGAAGAGCCTGTTTTGCTATTGAAAGATCAAAGTGGCCATGATGTACAACTTACGCCAGCGCATCGTAAAGCAATCCAAGATGCTTCCTTAGTGATTTGGCTAGGTAAGTCACATGAGGCGCCGTTGGAAAAAATGTTGAATCAGAACCGTAAAGCGATTGCTTTATTAGATTCAGGGATTTTAACCACCTTGCCGCAACGTAATCTACGTGGTGTATCCATGGCGAATACAGTGGATAGCCATGTTTGGTTAGATCCAAATAATGCAGTGCGCATTGCGTTTTTTATTGCAACTTTACGCGCACAGCAATATCCAGAAAATAAAGCCAAATATATGGCCAATGCGAAAGAATTCTCACAGCAAATGCTGCAGGCCTCACAACAATATGAAAGCTCAAATAAAGCCAAAAACTATTGGTCTTATCATGATGCCTACCAGTACCTAGAGCGTGCCTTGAACTTGAAATTTGCAGGCGCCTTGACGGATGACCCGCATATTGCACCAACTGCTGCTCAAATTAAGTACTTAAGAGACAATCGTCCGCAAAATAAAATGTGCTTATTGGCCGAAACGACAGCGAGTGCCAGTCAGTACCAAAAAATGAACCCAGTAGTTTTCCAGTCGGTCGATGAAAGCATGCGTGGCGAAGACAATTTTGTAACAGCGTGGCAAAAATTGGCTTCAAAAACCGATAAATGCGTAATAAGTGCACAAAATTGA